The proteins below are encoded in one region of Balaenoptera acutorostrata chromosome 11, mBalAcu1.1, whole genome shotgun sequence:
- the LYZ gene encoding lysozyme C: MLNTRTSSAWSAWRSGFSVNMKAVLILGLLLLSVAVQGKIFERCELARTLKRLGLDGFKGISLANWVCLAKWESSYNTRATNYNPGSRSTDYGIFQINSRYWCNDGKTPRASNGCHIHCSVLLKDDITEAVRCAKRVVQDPQGIKAWVAWRNRCQNQDLRSYVQGCGV; this comes from the exons ATGTTAAATACCAGGACCAGCTCAGCCTGGTCAGCCTGGAGGTCTGGCTTCTCAGTCAACATGAAGGCTGTGCTTATTCTGGGGCTTCTCCTCCTTTCTGTCGCTGTCCAAGGCAAGATCTTTGAGAGGTGTGAGCTTGCCAGAACTCTGAAAAGACTTGGATTGGATGGCTTTAAGGGAATCAGCCTGGCAAACT GGGTGTGTTTGGCCAAATGGGAAAGCAGTTATAACACACGAGCTACAAACTACAATCCTGGAAGCCGAAGCACTGATTATGGGATATTTCAAATCAATAGCCGCTACTGGTGTAATGATGGCAAAACCCCAAGAGCATCTAACGGCTGTCACATACACTGCAGCG TGTTGCTGAAAGATGACATCACTGAAGCTGTACGATGTGCAAAGAGGGTTGTCCAAGATCCACAAGGCATTAAAGCatg GGTGGCATGGAGAAATCGTTGTCAAAACCAAGATCTCAGGAGTTATGTTCAGGGTTGCGGAGTGTAA